From one Alosa alosa isolate M-15738 ecotype Scorff River chromosome 5, AALO_Geno_1.1, whole genome shotgun sequence genomic stretch:
- the tal2 gene encoding T-cell acute lymphocytic leukemia protein 2: MTRKVFTNTRERWRQHNVNTAFAELRKLIPTHPPEKKLSKNEILRLAMRYINFLVQLLDVQGGGGGGGAGGGGGGGIQTTGQSPAALLSFLRGNMESLQAARPWTLTSDTDAPSPSSSCDSSEAW; the protein is encoded by the coding sequence ATGACCAGGAAAGTGTTTACCAACACGCGGGAGCGTTGGCGCCAGCACAACGTCAACACAGCCTTTGCCGAGCTGCGCAAGCTTATTCCCACACATCCGCCCGAGAAGAAGCTGAGCAAGAACGAGATCCTGCGCCTGGCCATGCGCTACATCAACTTCCTGGTGCAGCTGCTGGATGTCCAGGGcggaggaggtggaggcggcgcaggaggaggtggtggtggtggcatcCAGACCACGGGCCAGTCCCCGGCCGCACTGCTCAGCTTCCTGCGGGGAAACATGGAGAGCCTGCAGGCCGCTCGACCCTGGACCCTGACCAGTGACACGGACGCCCCCTCGCCCAGCTCCAGCTGTGACAGCTCCGAGGCTTGGTAG